In Nocardia asteroides, the following proteins share a genomic window:
- a CDS encoding TetR/AcrR family transcriptional regulator has product MATPHEPKQDRSRATRQRLLEATIDCLAETGWSAATVAVVAERAGVSRGAAQHHFPTREDLITGALEYMFDTRMDQSAAEAAAISAVDAGVGRTRAVVSGLVESYTSPLFKAALQVWTHAAADPALRERIVPLEARFGRIAHRRAVAALGVDDSDPVAHHLVQATLDLARGLGLADVLTDDSARRKQIVDQWAVTLHAALNQGDRPL; this is encoded by the coding sequence ATGGCGACACCCCACGAACCCAAGCAGGACCGCAGCCGGGCCACCCGGCAGCGGCTGCTCGAGGCGACCATCGACTGCCTGGCCGAGACCGGCTGGTCGGCGGCCACGGTGGCAGTGGTCGCCGAACGGGCCGGGGTGTCGCGCGGTGCCGCCCAGCACCATTTCCCCACCAGGGAAGACCTGATCACCGGCGCCCTCGAGTACATGTTCGACACCAGGATGGACCAGTCGGCCGCCGAGGCCGCCGCCATCAGCGCGGTCGACGCGGGCGTCGGCCGCACCCGCGCCGTGGTCTCCGGCCTGGTCGAGTCCTACACCTCCCCGCTGTTCAAGGCGGCCCTGCAGGTGTGGACCCACGCCGCCGCCGACCCCGCCCTGCGCGAACGAATCGTCCCGCTGGAGGCGCGGTTCGGCCGGATCGCGCACCGCCGCGCGGTCGCCGCGCTGGGCGTGGACGACTCCGATCCGGTCGCCCACCACCTGGTGCAGGCCACCCTCGACCTGGCCCGCGGGCTGGGCCTGGCCGATGTGCTCACCGACGACTCGGCACGGCGCAAGCAGATCGTCGATCAGTGGGCGGTGACGTTGCACGCGGCGTTGAATCAGGGTGATCGACCCTTGTGA
- a CDS encoding PIN domain-containing protein — MRHSAVAAQLTPLIEAGVVASCAPIDAEALYSARNPVEYEQVRADRRVLFEHLPTNDEHWQSAFAIQRELARSGRHRAVGIHDLLSSVLAVEHRLVILHYDADFETVSSVVDLNHRWVAPRGSLEAS; from the coding sequence ATGCGCCATTCCGCGGTCGCCGCGCAACTCACGCCCTTGATCGAGGCGGGGGTGGTGGCGTCCTGCGCGCCCATCGACGCGGAAGCCCTCTACAGTGCACGCAATCCGGTCGAATACGAGCAGGTCAGGGCCGACCGGCGGGTGCTGTTCGAGCACCTGCCCACCAATGACGAGCACTGGCAGAGTGCTTTCGCGATCCAGCGTGAGCTCGCCCGCTCGGGCCGACACCGTGCCGTGGGCATCCACGATCTGCTCAGTTCGGTGCTGGCGGTGGAGCACCGCCTCGTCATCCTGCACTACGACGCCGACTTCGAAACCGTCTCCTCGGTGGTCGATCTGAATCATCGCTGGGTGGCGCCCCGGGGCAGTCTCGAAGCGTCCTGA
- a CDS encoding enoyl-CoA hydratase family protein: MSDATEAPFVRYEVVDGFATLTFDSPHNRNALSSKLVRELLAGLDAANTDPGVRGIVLAHTGDTFCAGADLKEASTADPATAADQRTRVMIDVLRGILASPKPVVAQIDGNVRAGGMGIIGACDLVVAGPGSSFALTEVRIGMAPFMISLTLVPRMDQRSASRYFLTGEKFDAATAREIGLVTVAAGDAAAEVKRLCGELRKGSPQGLAESKRLVNAVLLARFDAEAEELAQRSAGFFGTPEVIEGMTAFFQKRPPSWAQ; the protein is encoded by the coding sequence ATGAGTGACGCGACGGAAGCACCGTTCGTCCGCTACGAGGTCGTCGACGGGTTCGCGACGCTGACCTTCGATTCCCCGCACAACCGCAATGCCCTCTCGTCCAAGCTCGTTCGCGAGCTGCTGGCCGGGCTGGACGCGGCGAACACCGATCCCGGCGTGCGCGGCATCGTGCTCGCGCACACCGGCGACACCTTCTGCGCGGGCGCCGACCTGAAGGAGGCGAGCACCGCCGACCCGGCGACCGCGGCCGATCAGCGCACCCGCGTGATGATCGACGTGCTGCGCGGCATCCTGGCCTCGCCCAAGCCGGTCGTCGCCCAGATCGACGGCAATGTCCGCGCGGGCGGCATGGGCATCATCGGTGCGTGCGACCTGGTCGTCGCCGGTCCCGGCAGTAGTTTCGCGCTCACCGAGGTCCGCATCGGGATGGCGCCGTTCATGATCTCGCTCACGCTGGTGCCGCGCATGGACCAGCGCTCGGCGAGCCGCTACTTCCTCACCGGCGAGAAGTTCGACGCCGCGACCGCGCGGGAGATCGGCCTGGTCACCGTGGCCGCCGGCGATGCCGCCGCCGAGGTGAAACGCCTGTGTGGCGAGCTGCGCAAGGGCTCGCCGCAGGGTCTGGCCGAGTCCAAGCGACTCGTCAACGCGGTGCTGCTGGCCCGCTTCGACGCCGAGGCCGAGGAGCTCGCGCAGCGCTCGGCCGGGTTCTTCGGCACCCCCGAGGTGATCGAGGGCATGACCGCCTTCTTCCAGAAGCGTCCGCCCAGCTGGGCACAATAG
- a CDS encoding acyl-CoA dehydrogenase family protein, whose amino-acid sequence MTSVWDTPERKELRATVRGFVEREILPDLDTWEREGELPRELHKKAGELGLLGIEYPESAGGEGGSIIDTVIVGEEIHLAGGSGGLWASLFTCGIALPHIIASGNEEQIEKWAKPTLRGDLIGSLAITEPGGGSDVGHLTTTAVRDGDDFIINGAKTFITSGTRADFVVTAVRTGGAGAAGVSLIIVPTDTPGFTVSRRLEKMGWLASDTAELSYVDVRVPASNLVGGENTGFAQIANAFVSERVGLAVQAYALAQRALDLTVRWCRDRETFGRPLISRQKVQMTLTEMAQRVDVSRTYTRALVERFVAGDQNLIAQVCFAKNNAVETAEWVANQAVQLHGGMGYMRESEVERIYRDVRIIGIGGGTNEILTMLASKVLGYQS is encoded by the coding sequence ATGACTTCTGTTTGGGACACACCGGAACGAAAAGAGCTGCGCGCCACGGTGCGTGGGTTCGTCGAGCGGGAGATCCTGCCCGACCTCGACACCTGGGAACGCGAAGGCGAACTGCCGCGCGAGCTGCACAAGAAGGCCGGTGAACTCGGCCTGCTCGGCATCGAGTACCCGGAGTCGGCCGGCGGTGAGGGCGGCAGCATCATCGACACGGTGATCGTCGGCGAGGAGATCCACCTCGCCGGCGGCTCCGGCGGACTGTGGGCCTCGCTGTTCACCTGCGGGATCGCGCTGCCGCACATCATCGCCTCCGGTAACGAGGAGCAGATCGAGAAGTGGGCCAAGCCCACGCTGCGCGGCGACCTGATCGGCTCGCTGGCCATCACCGAGCCCGGCGGCGGCTCCGATGTCGGTCACCTCACCACCACCGCGGTGCGCGACGGCGACGACTTCATCATCAACGGCGCCAAGACCTTCATCACCTCGGGCACCCGCGCCGACTTCGTCGTCACCGCGGTGCGCACCGGTGGCGCGGGCGCCGCGGGTGTCTCGCTGATCATCGTGCCGACCGATACGCCGGGCTTCACCGTCAGCCGCCGGCTGGAGAAGATGGGCTGGCTGGCCTCCGACACCGCCGAGCTGTCCTACGTGGACGTGCGCGTGCCCGCGTCGAACCTGGTGGGCGGCGAGAACACCGGCTTCGCCCAGATCGCCAACGCCTTCGTCAGCGAGCGGGTGGGGCTGGCCGTGCAGGCCTACGCCCTGGCCCAGCGCGCCCTCGACCTCACCGTGCGGTGGTGCCGCGACCGCGAGACCTTCGGCCGCCCGCTGATCAGCCGCCAGAAGGTGCAGATGACGCTGACCGAGATGGCCCAGCGGGTCGACGTGTCGCGCACCTACACCCGCGCGCTGGTCGAGCGGTTCGTCGCCGGCGACCAGAACCTGATCGCCCAGGTGTGCTTCGCCAAGAACAACGCCGTCGAGACCGCGGAATGGGTCGCCAACCAGGCGGTCCAGCTGCACGGCGGCATGGGCTACATGCGCGAGTCGGAGGTGGAGCGCATCTACCGCGATGTGCGCATCATCGGCATCGGCGGTGGCACCAACGAGATCCTGACCATGCTGGCGTCGAAAGTATTGGGGTACCAGTCGTGA
- a CDS encoding acetyl/propionyl/methylcrotonyl-CoA carboxylase subunit alpha, translating into MPITNVLVANRGEIARRVFATCRRMGIGTTAVYSDADAAAPHVSEADAAVRLPGNTPAETYLRGELIIEAALSAGADAIHPGYGFLSENAEFARSVLDAGLVWIGPPVAAIEQMGSKVESKKMMDAAGVPVLAELDPAEVTEAHLPVLIKASAGGGGRGMRVVRELGELRDQIAAAQREAESAFGDPTVFCERYLETGRHIEVQVMSDTFGKTWAVGERECSIQRRHQKVVEEAPSPLVEKIDGMRDRLFEAARLAAEAIGYEGAGTVEFLADEKGEFFFLEMNTRLQVEHPVTEQTTGLDLVRLQLQVAAGLPLPATQPALRGHSIEVRLYAEDPAQDWQPQSGPVHKIEIPFTAGEFTVLEQAGVRLDTGVVDGSVVGVHYDPMLAKVISYAETRAEAAHLLATALQRAKLHGLVTNRDLLVRVLRHPAFLAGDTDTAFFVTHDLAALSAPLVTEADEALSIVAAALADAALAHSTNRYARLAPSGWRNLNSQPQRKSYESRTSGTHEVRYRFTRAGVEVEGHDGLELISAAPERVVLAVPGERGPVRRQFEIARYGDLVAVDSPLGPVAVRRLPRFTDPSEQVAAGSLLAPMPGSVIRLGAAEGDQVTQGQPILWLEAMKMEHTIVAPATGVLSALNVTVGQQVEVGTVLAVVEEDEQEQTA; encoded by the coding sequence ATGCCAATCACGAACGTTCTCGTCGCCAATCGTGGTGAGATCGCGCGCCGCGTGTTCGCCACCTGCCGCCGGATGGGTATCGGCACCACCGCGGTGTACTCCGATGCCGACGCCGCGGCGCCGCACGTGTCGGAAGCCGACGCCGCGGTCCGGCTGCCCGGCAACACCCCCGCAGAGACCTACCTGCGCGGTGAGCTGATCATCGAGGCGGCGCTGTCGGCCGGTGCCGACGCCATCCACCCCGGCTACGGATTCCTCTCCGAGAACGCCGAATTCGCGCGTTCGGTGCTCGACGCGGGTCTGGTGTGGATCGGTCCGCCGGTCGCGGCGATCGAGCAGATGGGCTCGAAGGTCGAGTCGAAGAAGATGATGGACGCCGCCGGTGTCCCCGTCCTCGCCGAACTCGACCCGGCCGAGGTCACCGAGGCGCACCTGCCGGTGCTGATCAAGGCCTCCGCCGGTGGTGGCGGTCGCGGCATGCGCGTGGTGCGCGAGCTGGGTGAGCTGCGGGACCAGATCGCCGCCGCTCAGCGTGAGGCCGAGTCGGCCTTCGGCGATCCGACCGTGTTCTGCGAGCGTTACCTCGAGACCGGCCGCCACATCGAAGTGCAGGTCATGTCCGATACTTTCGGCAAGACCTGGGCGGTGGGCGAGCGGGAGTGCTCGATTCAGCGCAGGCATCAGAAGGTCGTCGAAGAGGCGCCGTCGCCGCTGGTGGAGAAGATCGATGGCATGCGCGATCGGCTGTTCGAGGCCGCGCGGCTGGCCGCCGAGGCGATCGGGTACGAGGGCGCGGGCACCGTCGAGTTCCTCGCCGACGAGAAGGGTGAGTTCTTCTTCCTGGAGATGAACACCCGTCTGCAGGTGGAACATCCGGTCACCGAGCAGACCACCGGACTGGACCTGGTGCGCCTGCAGTTGCAGGTCGCCGCCGGTCTGCCGCTGCCCGCCACCCAGCCCGCCCTGCGCGGTCACTCGATCGAGGTCCGGCTCTACGCCGAGGACCCGGCGCAGGACTGGCAGCCGCAGAGCGGTCCGGTGCACAAGATCGAGATCCCGTTCACCGCAGGCGAGTTCACCGTGCTGGAGCAGGCGGGTGTCCGGCTGGACACCGGCGTGGTCGACGGTTCGGTGGTCGGCGTGCACTACGACCCGATGCTGGCCAAGGTCATCTCCTACGCCGAGACCCGCGCCGAGGCAGCGCATCTGCTGGCCACCGCGCTGCAGCGGGCCAAGCTGCACGGCCTGGTCACCAACCGCGATCTGCTGGTGCGGGTGCTGCGCCACCCGGCCTTCCTGGCCGGTGACACCGACACCGCCTTCTTCGTCACCCACGACCTGGCCGCGCTGTCGGCGCCGCTGGTCACCGAGGCCGACGAGGCGCTCTCCATCGTGGCGGCCGCGCTCGCCGACGCGGCGCTGGCGCACAGCACCAACCGCTACGCCCGCCTCGCCCCGAGCGGGTGGCGCAACCTGAACTCGCAGCCGCAGCGCAAGTCCTACGAGAGCCGCACCAGCGGCACCCACGAGGTGCGGTACCGGTTCACCCGGGCCGGCGTGGAGGTCGAAGGTCACGACGGCCTCGAGCTGATCTCGGCGGCGCCCGAGCGGGTGGTGCTCGCGGTACCGGGCGAGCGCGGACCGGTGCGCCGCCAGTTCGAGATCGCCCGCTACGGCGACCTCGTCGCGGTCGACTCGCCGCTCGGCCCGGTGGCCGTGCGCCGCCTGCCGCGCTTCACCGACCCGTCCGAGCAGGTCGCGGCCGGTTCGCTGCTGGCGCCCATGCCGGGCAGCGTGATCCGGCTCGGCGCGGCCGAGGGCGACCAGGTCACCCAGGGCCAGCCCATCCTGTGGCTGGAGGCCATGAAGATGGAGCACACCATCGTCGCGCCGGCCACCGGCGTCCTCAGTGCACTCAACGTGACCGTCGGCCAGCAGGTCGAGGTCGGAACCGTCCTCGCCGTGGTCGAGGAAGACGAGCAGGAGCAGACAGCATGA
- a CDS encoding adenylate/guanylate cyclase domain-containing protein, producing the protein MQAANRRADVIGAVRKARQQLPGDPAFGDPLSVSGPGGARAVARAADKLVGGTPSAAREIGFGALQVWQAALERIGRGRGTEEVTIVFTDLVSFSSWSLSAGDERTLELLRKVARAIEPPIAERGGQVVKRMGDGLMAVFSSPDRAVRAAVAARRNLADVEVDGYKPRMRVGLHTGSPREIGGDWLGVDVNIAARMMEAGGNGNMMLSSTTLAALRPDTLAELGATVKPYKRNFWAAPLNGVPEDVRIFKLSTNG; encoded by the coding sequence TTGCAGGCCGCCAATCGCCGGGCCGACGTGATCGGCGCGGTGCGCAAGGCCCGCCAGCAGCTCCCCGGTGACCCGGCGTTCGGCGATCCCCTCTCGGTCTCCGGCCCCGGCGGCGCCCGCGCGGTGGCCAGAGCGGCGGACAAGCTGGTCGGCGGCACCCCCAGCGCGGCCAGGGAGATCGGTTTCGGCGCCCTGCAGGTGTGGCAGGCGGCGCTGGAGCGGATCGGCCGCGGACGTGGCACCGAGGAGGTGACCATCGTGTTCACCGACCTGGTGTCGTTCTCCAGCTGGTCGCTCTCGGCGGGCGACGAGCGCACGCTGGAACTGCTGCGCAAGGTCGCCAGGGCCATCGAGCCGCCGATCGCCGAGCGGGGCGGTCAGGTGGTCAAACGCATGGGTGACGGCCTGATGGCGGTGTTCTCCTCGCCCGATCGCGCGGTGCGCGCCGCGGTGGCGGCCCGGCGCAATCTGGCCGACGTCGAGGTCGACGGCTACAAACCCCGCATGCGGGTGGGCCTGCACACCGGTTCCCCGCGGGAGATCGGCGGCGACTGGCTCGGCGTCGACGTCAATATCGCCGCCCGCATGATGGAGGCTGGCGGCAACGGCAACATGATGCTGTCGAGCACCACCCTCGCCGCGCTGCGCCCGGACACCCTCGCGGAACTGGGCGCCACCGTCAAGCCCTACAAACGCAACTTCTGGGCCGCTCCGCTCAACGGCGTCCCCGAGGACGTGCGCATCTTCAAGCTGAGCACGAACGGCTGA
- a CDS encoding acyl-CoA dehydrogenase family protein → MSFHETEEQKALRAAVASLAAKYNYRDYVLPLSRKNEPLTELWDEAGKLGFLGVNLPEEYGGGGAGMYELALVQEELSAQGAGLLLMVVSPAICGTIITKYGTDAQKQNWLPKLSDGSAKMVFAITEPDAGSNSHQITTTARRDGGDWILNGRKIFISGVDQAEAILVVSRTEDHKTGKLKPALFIVPVDAPGLVKNVQEMDVIEPDHQYTLFFDDVRLPADALVGSEDAAIAQLFAGLNPERIMGSAMAIGLGRYAIDRAVEYAKERTVWKTPIGAHQGVSHPLAQIKIELELAKLMMQKAATLYDAGDEFGAAEAANMAKYAAAEASIKALDQAIQTHGGSGLTKEVGLSAMLQAARIMRIAPVSREMILNFVAQHSLGLPRSY, encoded by the coding sequence ATGAGCTTCCACGAAACCGAAGAGCAGAAGGCACTGCGCGCGGCGGTCGCGTCGCTGGCGGCCAAGTACAACTACCGCGACTACGTGCTGCCACTCTCGCGCAAGAACGAGCCGCTCACCGAGCTGTGGGACGAGGCGGGCAAGCTCGGCTTCCTCGGCGTGAACCTGCCCGAGGAGTACGGCGGCGGTGGCGCCGGCATGTACGAGCTGGCGCTGGTGCAGGAAGAGCTGTCGGCGCAGGGCGCCGGTCTGCTGCTGATGGTGGTCTCCCCGGCCATCTGCGGCACCATCATCACCAAGTACGGCACCGACGCGCAGAAGCAGAACTGGCTGCCCAAGCTGTCGGACGGCTCGGCCAAGATGGTTTTCGCGATCACCGAGCCCGACGCGGGCTCCAACTCGCACCAGATCACCACCACCGCCCGCCGCGACGGTGGCGACTGGATCCTCAACGGCCGCAAGATCTTCATCTCCGGCGTCGATCAGGCCGAGGCCATCCTGGTGGTCTCGCGCACCGAGGACCACAAGACCGGCAAGCTCAAGCCCGCGCTGTTCATCGTCCCGGTGGACGCGCCCGGCCTGGTGAAGAACGTCCAGGAGATGGACGTCATCGAGCCGGATCACCAGTACACCCTGTTCTTCGACGACGTGCGCCTGCCCGCCGACGCGCTCGTCGGCTCCGAGGACGCGGCCATCGCGCAGCTGTTCGCGGGCCTGAACCCCGAGCGGATCATGGGCTCGGCCATGGCGATCGGCCTCGGCCGCTACGCGATCGACCGCGCGGTGGAATACGCCAAGGAGCGCACCGTCTGGAAGACGCCGATCGGCGCGCACCAGGGTGTCTCGCACCCGCTCGCGCAGATCAAGATCGAGCTGGAACTGGCCAAGCTGATGATGCAGAAGGCCGCCACCCTGTACGACGCGGGCGACGAGTTCGGCGCCGCCGAGGCCGCCAACATGGCCAAGTACGCGGCCGCCGAGGCCAGCATCAAGGCGCTGGACCAGGCGATCCAGACCCACGGCGGTTCGGGTCTGACCAAGGAGGTCGGGCTCTCGGCCATGCTGCAGGCGGCGCGCATCATGCGGATCGCGCCGGTCAGCCGCGAGATGATCCTGAACTTCGTGGCCCAGCACTCGCTCGGTCTGCCGCGCTCGTACTAG
- a CDS encoding acyl-CoA carboxylase subunit beta: MTTFRSAVDTASPEYTAAAEAMSAKLTEVEAEFAKAIAGGGPDKVARHHKRGKLTARERIELLLDEDSPFLELCPLAAWGSDFHVGASTIAGIGIVEGVECMIVAPDPTVRGGTSNPWTLRKTLRINDIVRENRLPVISLVESGGADLPTQKEVFIPGGAMFRDLTQASAAGIPTISLVFGNSTAGGAYIPGMSDYVVMVKEGAKVFLAGPPLVKMATGEDSDDETLGGAEMHARTSGLADYMAADEQDAIRIGRGIVRRLNWKKQGPEPRAEVISPLYDPEELLGIVPSDLKIPFDPREVIARVVDGSDFDEFKPLYGSSLVTGWAEINGYPIGILANARGVLFSEESQKATQFIQLANKKNTPLLFLHNTTGYMVGKDYEHGGIIKHGAMMINAVANSKVPHISLLVGASYGAGHYGMCGRAFNPRFLFAWPSAKSAVMGGAQLGGVLTIVQRGAAEAKGLPFDEEAAAGLAAMVEAQIEAEAMPMFLSGRLFDDGIIDPRDTRTVLGMALSAIHTAPIQGAEGFGVFRM, encoded by the coding sequence GTGACGACCTTCCGTTCCGCCGTCGACACCGCGTCGCCGGAGTACACCGCGGCCGCCGAGGCGATGAGCGCCAAGCTCACCGAGGTCGAGGCCGAGTTCGCCAAGGCCATCGCCGGCGGCGGCCCCGACAAGGTGGCCCGGCACCACAAGCGCGGCAAGCTCACCGCCCGTGAGCGCATCGAGCTGCTGCTCGACGAGGATTCGCCGTTCCTCGAGCTGTGCCCGCTCGCGGCCTGGGGCAGCGACTTCCACGTCGGCGCGTCGACCATCGCCGGTATCGGCATCGTCGAGGGTGTCGAGTGCATGATCGTCGCGCCCGACCCCACCGTGCGCGGTGGTACCTCGAACCCGTGGACGCTGCGCAAGACCTTGCGCATCAACGACATCGTGCGGGAGAACCGGCTGCCGGTGATCTCGCTGGTCGAATCCGGTGGCGCCGATCTGCCCACGCAGAAGGAGGTGTTCATCCCGGGTGGCGCGATGTTCCGCGACCTCACCCAGGCCTCGGCCGCCGGGATCCCCACCATCTCCCTGGTCTTCGGCAACTCCACCGCCGGTGGCGCCTACATCCCGGGCATGTCCGACTACGTCGTGATGGTCAAGGAAGGCGCGAAGGTCTTCCTGGCCGGCCCTCCGCTGGTGAAGATGGCCACCGGTGAGGACTCCGACGACGAGACTCTCGGCGGCGCCGAGATGCACGCCCGCACTTCGGGTCTGGCCGACTACATGGCCGCCGACGAGCAGGACGCCATCCGCATCGGCCGCGGCATCGTGCGCAGGCTGAACTGGAAGAAGCAGGGCCCCGAGCCGCGCGCCGAGGTCATCTCGCCGCTCTACGATCCCGAGGAACTGCTCGGCATCGTGCCCTCGGACCTGAAGATCCCGTTCGACCCGCGCGAGGTGATCGCCCGCGTCGTCGACGGTTCCGACTTCGACGAGTTCAAGCCGCTCTACGGTTCCAGCCTGGTCACCGGGTGGGCCGAGATCAACGGCTACCCGATCGGCATCCTGGCCAACGCGCGCGGCGTGCTGTTCTCCGAGGAATCGCAGAAGGCCACCCAGTTCATCCAGCTGGCGAACAAGAAGAACACGCCACTGCTGTTCCTGCACAACACCACCGGCTACATGGTCGGCAAGGACTACGAGCACGGCGGCATCATCAAGCACGGCGCGATGATGATCAACGCGGTCGCCAACTCGAAGGTCCCGCACATCTCGCTGCTGGTCGGCGCGTCCTACGGCGCCGGGCACTACGGCATGTGCGGGCGCGCGTTCAACCCGCGCTTCCTGTTCGCCTGGCCGAGCGCCAAGTCGGCGGTCATGGGCGGCGCGCAGCTGGGCGGCGTACTCACCATCGTGCAGCGCGGCGCGGCCGAGGCCAAGGGCCTGCCGTTCGACGAGGAGGCCGCGGCTGGTCTCGCCGCCATGGTCGAGGCGCAGATCGAGGCCGAGGCCATGCCGATGTTCCTGTCGGGCAGGCTCTTCGACGACGGCATCATCGACCCCCGCGACACCCGCACCGTGCTGGGGATGGCCCTGTCGGCCATTCACACAGCCCCGATCCAGGGCGCCGAGGGCTTCGGCGTCTTCCGAATGTGA
- a CDS encoding acyclic terpene utilization AtuA family protein, protein MSALSANPDLIRIGNCSGFYGDRLSAMREMLEGGDLDVLTGDYLAELTMLILGRDRMKDPSLGYAKTFVKQIEDCLALALEKNVQIVTNAGGLNPAGLAERLRKVAADLGLDAKVAHVEGDDLVGRAGELGLGQPLTANAYLGAWGIVECLNSGADIVVTGRVTDASVIVGPAAAHFGWGRTDYDALAGAVVAGHVIECSTQATGGNFAFFTELGDIGRPGFPIAEIRRDGSSVITKHDGTGGAVTVDTVEAQLMYEIQSVRYAGPDVTTRLDSITLSQEGKDRVLISGVTGEAPPPQLKVSLNTLGGFRNEMEFILTGLDIEAKAALAQRQLEAWLPAKPAELSWTLARLDRPDADTEEQASALLRCVVRDPDPNKVGRGFSSVAVELALASYPGATFTTLPGNGSPYGVFTPGFVDAHEVPHTAVLADGSRVAIEPAAETAVLEPVSEPELPAAPAPAATSRVPLGTIALARSGDKGGDANIGVWVRTDAQWRWLVHTLTVEKLQELLPETAELTVTRHVLPNLRAVNFIISGLLGKGVAYQARFDPQAKGLGEWLRSRHIDMPTELLA, encoded by the coding sequence ATGAGTGCACTCTCGGCGAATCCGGACCTGATCCGGATCGGCAACTGCTCCGGGTTCTACGGTGACCGGCTCAGCGCGATGCGCGAGATGCTGGAGGGCGGCGACCTCGACGTGCTGACCGGCGACTACCTCGCCGAGCTCACCATGCTCATCCTCGGTCGCGACCGGATGAAGGATCCCAGCCTCGGCTACGCCAAGACCTTCGTGAAGCAGATCGAGGACTGCCTGGCGCTGGCGCTGGAGAAGAACGTCCAGATCGTCACCAACGCGGGCGGCCTCAACCCGGCCGGGCTGGCCGAGCGGCTGCGCAAGGTCGCCGCCGACCTCGGGCTGGACGCCAAGGTCGCGCACGTCGAAGGCGACGACCTGGTCGGCCGGGCGGGCGAGCTCGGTCTGGGCCAGCCGCTCACCGCCAACGCCTACCTGGGCGCGTGGGGCATCGTCGAGTGCCTGAACTCCGGCGCCGACATCGTCGTCACCGGCCGGGTCACCGACGCCTCGGTGATCGTCGGCCCGGCCGCGGCCCACTTCGGCTGGGGCCGCACCGATTACGACGCGCTGGCGGGCGCCGTCGTCGCGGGTCACGTGATCGAGTGCAGCACCCAGGCCACCGGCGGCAACTTCGCCTTCTTCACCGAACTCGGCGACATCGGCCGCCCCGGCTTCCCGATCGCCGAGATCCGCCGCGACGGGTCCAGCGTGATCACCAAGCACGACGGCACCGGTGGCGCGGTCACCGTCGACACCGTCGAAGCCCAGCTCATGTACGAGATCCAGAGCGTGCGCTACGCCGGTCCCGACGTCACCACCCGGCTCGACAGCATCACCCTGAGCCAGGAGGGCAAGGATCGGGTGCTGATCAGCGGGGTGACCGGTGAGGCGCCGCCGCCGCAGCTCAAGGTCTCGCTCAACACTCTCGGCGGCTTCCGCAACGAAATGGAGTTCATCCTCACCGGCCTCGACATCGAGGCCAAGGCCGCGCTGGCCCAGCGGCAGCTGGAAGCCTGGCTGCCCGCCAAGCCCGCCGAACTGTCGTGGACGCTGGCCCGGCTCGACCGGCCCGACGCCGACACCGAGGAGCAGGCCAGCGCGCTGCTGCGCTGCGTGGTCCGCGACCCCGACCCGAACAAGGTCGGCCGTGGATTCTCCAGCGTCGCCGTGGAATTGGCGCTGGCCAGCTACCCGGGCGCGACCTTCACCACGCTGCCGGGCAACGGTTCGCCCTACGGCGTCTTCACGCCGGGCTTCGTCGACGCGCACGAGGTGCCGCACACCGCGGTGCTGGCCGACGGCAGCCGCGTCGCCATCGAGCCCGCCGCCGAAACCGCGGTGCTGGAACCGGTTTCGGAACCGGAACTGCCCGCCGCCCCGGCGCCTGCGGCGACCAGCCGGGTCCCGCTCGGCACCATCGCGCTGGCCCGCAGCGGTGACAAGGGCGGTGACGCCAATATCGGCGTGTGGGTGCGCACCGACGCGCAATGGCGCTGGCTGGTGCACACGCTCACCGTCGAGAAGCTGCAGGAACTGCTGCCCGAGACGGCGGAGCTGACCGTCACCCGGCACGTGCTGCCCAACCTGCGGGCCGTCAACTTCATCATTTCCGGCCTGCTCGGCAAGGGCGTCGCCTACCAGGCGCGTTTCGACCCGCAGGCCAAGGGGCTCGGCGAATGGCTGCGCTCCCGCCACATCGATATGCCGACGGAGCTGCTCGCATGA